Part of the Candidatus Chlorohelix allophototropha genome, TTGGCATACCATTCTACGCTATGAATTTCGAGAAAGAGTTCCGCCAGTCGGTTATAGAATATTTTATAGAGGAATACGAACGTGGGCGCACCCCAAACCCCTGTGTCGCCTGCAATGCCTTCCTGAAGTTCCGCTTCTTACTGGATAAGGCGCTAGCGTTGGGCGCGGATTATCTCGCTACCGGGCATTACGCCCGCAACGTTTTTGACCCTACCACCCAACAATACAAATTGTTGCGAGCGGTAGATGCCAGCAAAGATCAGAGCTACGTATTATATATGCTCAACCAGAAGCAGTTAAGCCGTATCTTGTTCCCTTTAGGCGAATATACCAAAACTCAAGCGCGTCAGATGGCAGCACAGCGAGGGCTTGCTACTGCCGCAAAACCGGAGAGTCAGGATATTTGCTTCGTGGCAGGTGGTGATTATCGCGACTACATCAAAAACAGGCTGAGCGAGGGCGCAGCTACCCCCGGACCGATTATTAATCTGAGCGGCGAAGTAGTCGGTCAGCATAACGGACTACCCAATTACACCATTGGGCAACGCAAGGGAATCGGCATTTACGCCCCAACACCCACTTACGTACTGAAGGTTGTGAACGAGTCCAACACGCTGGTAGTGGGAGACGATCGCGACTTATTTCAGCGCGAGTTTGAGGTGGAAAACATTAACTGGATTAACGGCGAGTGGAGCAAAGAACCCGTGCCTGCCACCGTCAAGATTCGCTACAAGGCGCGAGAAGCGTCCGGTACAGTTCAATTGCTGGATTCAGAAACAAGAAAAGCTCGCCTTGTGCTAGATAACCCCCAACGCGCTATTACTCCCGGTCAAGCGGCGGTGTTTTATCAAGGCGATGAGGTTTTGGGCGGGGGCGTTATCTGCTAAATTAGGGGATTTTGGAAGGCTCTTTCAGATTAAATTTCAGGCAAGGGGCAATCCGTAATTAGTAAATCTGCCTTATTTCACCATCAAACGCGGGCGCATCACGATGCGCCCCTACAAATCGGTTCTCATGAGATTTGGTTCGTAGGGGCGGTTCGTGAACCGCCCTTCGGAAATCTCACATGTTTACGAATGTATTTCTTAAAGTTCATAAGCCCCTTGTTTTTATTCCAAACGTAATTTGTGATTTTTACATCCCCAATAACAAAGTGCGGGCGCGGGCTACCTCGGCGAGACGTGATTCAGCCTCAGCTCGTAATGGAGGGCTATAGGCTGTACGCACGCGGTCTTCCCAGTAGCGGCGCACCACCTCACTCTGCGCCTCTATTTGCTGAGGCGTGGTAGTAAAAGCCGGATTCAAGCCTAGAACATTCAACGCCCAAAAACGTTCTTGCGGGGAAATGGCAGGTCTCCGTTGAGGGGGTGGCGGCATAGGCGCAGATGTCACCACCGGACGGGCAGCCTGTTGCGGGTTTATATAGGTAATATCCACATCGCCTAGCTTTACCAAATCACCGTTATATAAGTCAACCTGTTCGCTGGTGGCAAGTCGCCTGCCGTTTAGTAATGTGCCATTCGCGCTACCCATATCCACCAACTTACTAAGACCGCTTTGGGTTATGATGCGGGCATGGTGGCGCGACACTTTCCCATTCAAAATGATAATAGTGTTATCTTCTTGCCTGCCGATGGAAATTATCTGCTCTTTGATTTCATAATCGGCTATCGGCACACCCTCGCCTTTCAAAAGTAGGCGCGAGTTGAAGATTCTTTTCAACACCTGTGTAGGCAAATCTTCTTCATTGACCGGGTTGTGACCCCCTCCGGGCGCAGACCCCAAAGTAGGAATTGCTCCGGCAAGGTTGCCGCGTTTGGTGGGCGCTTCTTCAAGCATATTAACCTGAGGTTTGGGATCAAGCGGACGTTTCTTGAGGCGGTCGGTGATATCATCATAGTACAACTTAGCCAGCAAATGTTGCGGGTCAAGCCGCGTCACCTCTCCGAAATCCTTGCGCGCTTGTTCTAGCTCATCCAACAGCATGTGCAAAACCCCCTTGTGAAAATATACTTCCACACATTGAGGGTTTATCCGCAAAGCCGCTTCCCATTCTTGTATCGCATCATCCGCCTGACCACGCCGCGCTAAGTGATACCCCCGATTTACGAAATCATAAAGCTTGGCATGTGGACTACCAAAAGGCGGGACGGGCAAATCGAGGAAAAAAACCGGGATAGAACCAACGGGCAATTTCCCACCTTGCGCTAGGCTCAGGGTTATCAAAAGCTGCCTTAGCGTCAACTGCCCCAAACCGACATCGGTTACACCTGCGGTAGAGGCTTCCGCCTTTACCACGCACTTGTTTTCACCGGATGGCTCAAGGTTGAACTTGAAGCGAAACTGGCTTGGGGTACTAACCGGAACAGTAGTGGTTTGAGTAGCAGTGGTGGGCATGGTTTTGACCCTAATTTCGCCCTTATCGGCGCTATGTTCTTCCAATGCCAAACCAACCGAAAGCAAAGGCTCAACCCGCACATGTAAAATGGGTAAGAGACCTAGCAGGGTGTTAAAACACTCTGCGCGGGAATAATTATATATTTTCTGGTCTCTGGATATAGCCATTTCTACATTTCTTTCAAGTCTACTATACACTAAGATTATAATCTTAGTGATCTACAAGTACAAACCCTTTTGCGCTGTTATTTTAAAATAGCTGGAAGCTCAAGGCAAATTATAAGATGATTAGCAAGAAAGGGATAAATACATTCGGCTAAATATAAAAAGCGCAACCTACAAAAGTTGCGCCACACAAGCCCGCAAGCCGAGCCTTTCAACGCTATAGAAAGAACAATAAGCGCGAACGCTTAGCACGAGTGGTTTTGCGCTTACTATTCGCATATTTCTGGAAGTGAAATTCTTCTACTAGAGTGGCAATGGTGCAATCGCTTGCCCATTCTTGTAACACGTTCGATAGGTAATCTTCGATAGGCTTACCGCTGGCTTTTTCTATAACCAGTAATTGCGGCGCGGTTTTCGGATAGTCGGAAGTGCATAGCACCTTTAACAAATAGTCTGGACAATCACGCGGTTCTATTTCAAAATTTACCGCTTTTTGACCGACTTCAAGCTTGATTATTTTATGTCCGCCATTCAGCAGTGAAGTTCTCTCAAAAAAAATAAGCTGCTCATCATCCCTAAAATCTTCGGATGCATTTCTATAGCGATTATAGTCATTAAACGAATTATTGCTATCAATATACCCAATCATAATCTTACCCCAGTTTTCCCAACTTAATTGCGGCAACAAAATTTATCGACCATTTATAGGGTCGCTGCCGGAAATATTTATTTAGGTTTTAAGAAATTGTCTTGCCATTATTATAGCCAGAATGTAATTGATTGTTTATTACAGTTTTGTAGGATAGAAAATATCATACATTCTCTAAATATTCACGAGACTCAATCTTGCAGAGTGGTATAATATTTGTCTAAGTATTTTAGTGAAATATTGCACAATTTATGGAATGAAATTCAATGTATTATAGATTTGGTAAATTTATTTACAGGAAACGCTGGTGGTTTGTGGGGTTCTGGCTGGTGGTGGTTGCCACCTCATTGCCTTTTACCGCCAGAGTTATCGAACCACTCAAGATTGGCGGGTTTTCAGACCCTACCACTGAAAGTGCCCGCAGCGCACAATTGCTGGCTGACAAATTAAACTACAGCGCCAGTAGTATCATCCTGATGTTTGAAAGTGACACACTCAACGCCAGAGACCCGCGCTTTATCCAAGAAGCGCAATACGCCGTTTCTGAGTTAAAACAGAAATTTAGCCTGCCGATTGACCTAATAGATTTCGTATCCAATCCGCGCCAAGTTTCTAATGATGGCAAAACCGCTTATATTCTGGTGCGGGTAAGTTCGGATGGAGAAGCCGCCGCCAAAGCTCTACCCGAATTCAAAAACGCGCTCAAGCAACCCCCAACTCTGAAAATGCAAGTG contains:
- the mnmA gene encoding tRNA 2-thiouridine(34) synthase MnmA, yielding MATVVVAMSGGVDSSLTAALLVEQGHEVIGINMRLHGSNSDEEEQNYSLNKSCCSIVELEDARRVCQQIGIPFYAMNFEKEFRQSVIEYFIEEYERGRTPNPCVACNAFLKFRFLLDKALALGADYLATGHYARNVFDPTTQQYKLLRAVDASKDQSYVLYMLNQKQLSRILFPLGEYTKTQARQMAAQRGLATAAKPESQDICFVAGGDYRDYIKNRLSEGAATPGPIINLSGEVVGQHNGLPNYTIGQRKGIGIYAPTPTYVLKVVNESNTLVVGDDRDLFQREFEVENINWINGEWSKEPVPATVKIRYKAREASGTVQLLDSETRKARLVLDNPQRAITPGQAAVFYQGDEVLGGGVIC
- a CDS encoding FHA domain-containing protein gives rise to the protein MAISRDQKIYNYSRAECFNTLLGLLPILHVRVEPLLSVGLALEEHSADKGEIRVKTMPTTATQTTTVPVSTPSQFRFKFNLEPSGENKCVVKAEASTAGVTDVGLGQLTLRQLLITLSLAQGGKLPVGSIPVFFLDLPVPPFGSPHAKLYDFVNRGYHLARRGQADDAIQEWEAALRINPQCVEVYFHKGVLHMLLDELEQARKDFGEVTRLDPQHLLAKLYYDDITDRLKKRPLDPKPQVNMLEEAPTKRGNLAGAIPTLGSAPGGGHNPVNEEDLPTQVLKRIFNSRLLLKGEGVPIADYEIKEQIISIGRQEDNTIIILNGKVSRHHARIITQSGLSKLVDMGSANGTLLNGRRLATSEQVDLYNGDLVKLGDVDITYINPQQAARPVVTSAPMPPPPQRRPAISPQERFWALNVLGLNPAFTTTPQQIEAQSEVVRRYWEDRVRTAYSPPLRAEAESRLAEVARARTLLLGM